In Nitrosopumilaceae archaeon, the following proteins share a genomic window:
- a CDS encoding Ig-like domain repeat protein: YSAFGTGGQFATPVSTSTVLSSNAVSTIFGQSITFTATVSPSTATGTVQFNDSSTILGTDVVSSGHATFTTSSLSIGSHNIVAKYLGDANDAASTSAPLAQTVNQVTITTTTLTSSQNPSTISHSVTFTATVSPSTATGTVQFNDSSTSPSTILGTSTILSGQATFTTQSLSIGSHNIVAKYLGDANDAPSTSTFTQTVNQISISTTTTTLASSQNPSTISHSVTFTATVSPSTATGTVQFNDSSTILGTGVVSSGHATFTTSSLSIGSHNIVAKYLGDANDATSNSSALTQTVNQITTTTAVVSSSANPSSFGQSVSFTVTITPNTATGTVQFAIDGVNTGSPVTLSGGTATISSSSLSVGTHTITAAYSGDTNDIPSSSALTQIINQITLTTTATTLTSSQNPSTIGSSVTFTATVSPSTATGTVQFNDSSTILGTGVVSSGHATFTTSSLSAGSHNIVAKYLGDTNDATSTSAQLAQTVNQVTITSSTISLSSNTTSTIFGHSVTFTATVSPSTATGTVQLLLSGTNFGSPVALSGGQAIFTTSSIPVGTYSLTASYSGNTNFGPSTSNSVPISTIITIGGSGSTPGSVGGNNDDNDEKNSDNDKNNGNHNDEKNSDKGDNNDEKNSDNDKNNGNHNGEKNSDDGNGEHGENGKSKQKQNHSGDKHGDD, encoded by the coding sequence TTACTCGGCCTTTGGTACTGGTGGACAGTTCGCAACTCCAGTATCAACCTCCACAGTTCTGAGCTCAAATGCTGTTTCTACCATATTTGGTCAATCTATAACATTTACAGCCACAGTCTCACCAAGTACAGCAACCGGAACAGTACAGTTCAATGATTCAAGTACGATACTTGGCACAGATGTAGTATCATCAGGTCATGCAACCTTTACCACATCATCATTATCCATAGGATCACACAACATTGTAGCAAAGTATCTTGGCGATGCAAATGATGCGGCAAGTACTAGTGCTCCATTGGCACAGACTGTAAACCAGGTAACCATCACTACAACAACCCTGACATCATCACAAAACCCATCAACCATCAGCCACTCTGTCACATTTACAGCAACAGTCTCACCAAGTACAGCAACCGGAACAGTACAGTTCAATGATTCAAGCACCAGCCCATCTACTATACTTGGTACAAGTACAATATTGTCTGGTCAGGCAACATTTACCACACAATCATTATCAATTGGTTCTCATAATATTGTCGCAAAATATCTTGGCGATGCAAATGATGCTCCAAGTACAAGTACATTCACGCAAACTGTAAACCAGATCAGCATATCTACTACCACAACAACACTCGCATCATCACAAAACCCATCAACCATCAGCCACTCTGTCACATTTACAGCAACAGTCTCACCAAGTACAGCAACTGGAACAGTACAGTTCAATGATTCAAGTACGATACTTGGCACAGGTGTAGTATCATCAGGTCATGCAACCTTTACCACATCATCATTATCCATAGGCTCACACAACATTGTAGCAAAGTATCTTGGTGATGCAAATGATGCGACAAGCAATTCGTCTGCACTAACACAAACAGTAAACCAAATCACCACTACAACAGCTGTAGTATCATCATCAGCCAACCCATCATCATTTGGACAATCAGTTTCATTTACTGTAACTATCACACCAAACACTGCAACTGGCACCGTACAGTTTGCAATTGATGGAGTAAACACTGGCTCTCCAGTTACACTATCAGGCGGCACTGCTACCATTAGCTCATCTTCATTATCGGTAGGAACTCATACCATAACTGCTGCATATTCTGGTGACACAAATGACATTCCTAGTAGCAGCGCATTAACACAGATCATAAACCAGATTACATTAACTACTACCGCAACAACCCTCACATCATCACAAAACCCATCAACCATAGGCAGTTCTGTCACATTTACAGCCACAGTCTCACCAAGTACAGCAACAGGAACAGTACAGTTCAATGATTCAAGTACGATACTTGGCACAGGTGTAGTATCATCAGGTCATGCAACCTTTACCACATCATCATTATCAGCAGGCTCACACAACATTGTAGCAAAGTATCTTGGTGACACAAATGATGCGACAAGCACTAGTGCTCAATTGGCACAGACTGTAAACCAGGTTACCATCACCAGCAGCACAATTTCATTGAGCTCAAACACCACTTCTACAATATTTGGTCACTCTGTCACATTTACAGCAACAGTCTCACCAAGTACCGCAACTGGCACTGTACAATTATTACTTAGTGGAACCAACTTTGGTTCTCCAGTAGCATTGTCAGGTGGTCAGGCAATATTTACTACGTCTTCTATACCTGTAGGAACATATTCTTTAACTGCATCATATTCTGGCAATACCAACTTTGGTCCTAGTACCTCAAACTCTGTTCCAATTTCTACTATCATAACCATTGGAGGTTCAGGTTCAACTCCAGGAAGTGTAGGTGGTAATAATGATGACAACGATGAAAAGAACTCTGATAATGATAAAAACAATGGTAATCACAATGATGAAAAGAATTCTGATAAGGGGGATAACAATGATGAAAAGAACTCTGATAATGATAAAAACAATGGTAATCACAATGGTGAAAAGAATTCTGATGATGGAAATGGTGAGCATGGAGAAAATGGCAAATCCAAACAAAAACAAAATCACTCTGGTGATAAACACGGAGACGACTAG
- a CDS encoding DUF4147 domain-containing protein, with protein MIIKNFKELATNQEKKDALRIIEAGLEAALPGDTLRKIVKKDRLVIGKKTILLSKYARIFVVGFGKAADSMAKAVFSLARINGGIIVIPCGTQSVLVNKKFKILYAGHPVPNKQSVHAGKQIVEFLKNKRPSDFIIFLISGGGSSLVSLPDGISLLDKKITTSLLLKSGANIQEINCIRKHLSKIKGGKLAESLICDAVSLVMSDVVGDDLSDIASAPTYFDKTTFKDADKILTKYGLKKHIPQGVLKRLDLGIHNKIPETPKSSKIKNHIIATNNDCLDVMMQRARQLGYTAGIIHSVSGDVTLVAKNLLQSFPMKKHSCLIFGGEPTVKVIGNGKGGRNQELVLSMFGKIQNNRKNIVIASCGTDGKDGNTDASGAIMEISKDIHDIRNFLKNNNSYYFFKKHKGLIFTGPTHTNLMDIGVLLSRQ; from the coding sequence ATGATAATAAAAAATTTTAAAGAGCTTGCTACAAATCAGGAAAAAAAAGATGCGTTACGTATTATAGAAGCAGGACTAGAAGCTGCATTGCCTGGTGATACGTTAAGAAAAATTGTAAAAAAAGACAGGCTAGTTATAGGTAAAAAGACTATATTGCTCTCAAAATATGCTAGAATTTTTGTTGTTGGATTTGGCAAGGCTGCAGATTCTATGGCAAAAGCAGTCTTTTCTCTAGCCAGAATTAATGGTGGCATTATAGTGATTCCATGTGGTACCCAGTCTGTATTGGTAAATAAAAAATTCAAGATTCTTTATGCTGGCCACCCAGTACCAAATAAACAGAGTGTTCATGCAGGAAAACAAATTGTAGAATTTTTAAAAAATAAAAGACCGTCTGATTTTATAATATTTTTAATATCTGGTGGAGGCTCTTCACTTGTTTCACTACCTGATGGCATATCACTTTTAGACAAAAAAATTACCACTAGTTTATTATTAAAATCAGGTGCAAACATACAAGAAATAAACTGTATAAGAAAACATCTCTCAAAAATTAAAGGAGGAAAACTGGCAGAAAGTCTCATATGTGATGCAGTATCGCTTGTAATGTCTGATGTTGTTGGTGATGACCTGTCAGATATTGCATCAGCGCCTACATATTTTGATAAGACCACCTTCAAAGATGCAGATAAAATATTAACAAAATATGGCCTTAAAAAACACATACCACAAGGTGTTCTAAAAAGATTAGATCTTGGAATTCATAATAAAATACCAGAGACTCCAAAATCTTCGAAAATAAAGAATCATATCATTGCTACAAACAATGACTGTCTTGATGTGATGATGCAAAGAGCACGACAGCTTGGATATACTGCAGGTATAATCCACTCTGTATCTGGTGATGTTACACTTGTTGCAAAAAATCTACTGCAATCATTTCCAATGAAAAAGCATTCTTGTCTTATTTTTGGTGGTGAGCCTACCGTTAAAGTAATAGGAAATGGAAAGGGAGGAAGAAACCAAGAGCTAGTCCTATCTATGTTTGGCAAGATTCAAAACAATAGAAAAAATATTGTAATTGCATCGTGTGGCACTGATGGAAAAGATGGAAATACTGATGCAAGTGGTGCAATCATGGAAATCTCAAAAGATATTCATGATATACGTAATTTTCTAAAAAACAACAATTCGTACTATTTTTTTAAAAAGCATAAAGGTCTGATATTTACTGGACCTACACACACAAATCTTATGGATATTGGTGTATTGTTAAGCAGACAATAG
- a CDS encoding citrate/2-methylcitrate synthase: MQTKNIGLRNIEVADTKISAIDGINGKLIYRGYDILDLVKKSTFEETACMLLNDDLPSKAVLAEFNDKLVTSREVPEGLEKNLKNLPKTANPMDVLQSSVAILSAYDNEKSDDRPTNYARAINLISKLPIITSCWDRIRNGKEIIQPSKDLSHAANFLYMLTGNIPDNEFARIFDICLILHAEHSFNASTFAAREVASTRAHMYAAVSAAIGALSGELHGGANFQVMKMLLDIKTEENVEPWIKEKLVQGKKIMGMGHAVYKTFDPRAEVLRELSRRLSEKTGDPWYKITKKVEDITEEEMKKVKGSDIFPNVDLYSASAYYMLKIPMDLNTPIFAISRVAGWTAHIIEEKFAEAAPKPMLYRPKAVYVGKYCGPSGCEYVPLEKRQQ; this comes from the coding sequence GTGCAAACAAAAAACATTGGTCTTCGCAATATCGAGGTAGCTGATACAAAGATTTCTGCAATTGATGGCATAAATGGCAAACTAATTTACAGAGGATATGACATTTTGGACCTTGTCAAAAAATCTACATTTGAGGAAACTGCATGCATGTTACTCAATGATGATCTTCCGTCAAAAGCAGTACTTGCTGAATTTAATGACAAACTTGTTACTTCACGTGAAGTCCCAGAAGGTCTAGAGAAAAACCTCAAGAATTTGCCAAAAACAGCAAACCCCATGGATGTTTTGCAGTCTTCTGTGGCAATACTTTCTGCATATGACAATGAAAAATCAGATGATAGGCCTACAAATTATGCCAGAGCCATTAATCTTATTTCCAAACTACCAATAATCACATCATGCTGGGACAGAATTCGCAATGGAAAGGAAATCATTCAACCATCAAAAGATCTTAGCCATGCCGCTAATTTTCTTTACATGCTTACAGGAAACATACCAGATAACGAATTTGCCAGAATTTTTGACATTTGTTTGATTTTACATGCGGAACATAGTTTTAATGCATCTACTTTTGCCGCAAGAGAAGTTGCATCCACACGTGCTCACATGTATGCTGCAGTCAGTGCTGCCATTGGTGCACTAAGCGGTGAATTGCATGGCGGAGCTAATTTTCAAGTAATGAAGATGCTTTTAGATATCAAGACTGAAGAGAACGTTGAACCATGGATTAAAGAAAAACTTGTTCAAGGTAAAAAAATAATGGGAATGGGTCATGCTGTATACAAGACATTTGATCCGCGTGCCGAAGTGCTCAGAGAATTATCAAGACGATTATCTGAAAAAACAGGAGACCCTTGGTATAAAATTACAAAAAAAGTTGAAGACATTACAGAAGAAGAGATGAAAAAGGTAAAAGGATCAGATATTTTTCCAAATGTGGATCTTTACAGTGCATCTGCTTACTATATGCTAAAAATTCCAATGGATTTGAATACGCCAATTTTTGCAATCTCTAGAGTTGCAGGATGGACAGCTCATATCATTGAAGAAAAATTTGCCGAAGCTGCACCAAAACCAATGCTTTACAGACCAAAAGCAGTCTATGTGGGAAAATATTGCGGGCCGTCAGGATGCGAATACGTACCTCTAGAAAAAAGGCAACAATAA
- a CDS encoding DHH family phosphoesterase translates to MTRTSIVCVSHKEDADGIGAASLVRQAFGGETKLVDYPGLMTELEQLKNNDSLKTLYICDLGLSKTNQDQFIELLSALRKKRISITYIDHHDLDENVKKKIKSLKVKLIHNVNECTTVQVYDAFKKKMTDHSAFVAACSAITDYMEDRPLGSKLLQKFDRQFALLEATVLTFTIVSHQKDSEYLLYLVDELSEAKYPHDIPNAFEFARLQAEKISGVIQKVKDNMKTMKNLAYMEVTDSGASMVVNFVLGMSGKDVGVSYKLREDHGIYAVSVRGSRASKVHLGRIVNALATELGGSGGGHDKACGAVIPKEKITLFLKKFNSKLAH, encoded by the coding sequence ATGACAAGAACTAGTATAGTATGTGTTTCTCATAAAGAAGATGCAGATGGAATAGGTGCTGCTTCACTTGTTAGGCAAGCATTTGGTGGTGAAACAAAACTGGTTGACTATCCAGGTCTTATGACTGAGCTTGAACAGCTAAAAAATAACGACTCTCTGAAAACTTTGTATATTTGTGACCTGGGTCTAAGTAAAACTAATCAAGACCAATTTATTGAGTTGTTATCAGCTCTTAGAAAAAAACGAATTTCAATTACATATATTGATCACCATGATTTGGATGAAAATGTAAAAAAGAAAATCAAATCACTCAAAGTTAAACTAATTCATAACGTCAATGAATGCACTACAGTTCAGGTATATGATGCGTTTAAGAAAAAGATGACAGATCACAGCGCTTTTGTAGCTGCATGCTCTGCAATAACTGATTATATGGAAGATAGGCCATTGGGCTCAAAACTTCTTCAAAAATTTGATAGACAATTTGCTTTGCTTGAAGCGACTGTTCTCACATTTACTATTGTGAGCCACCAAAAAGACAGTGAATATCTGCTTTATCTTGTAGATGAACTAAGTGAGGCAAAATATCCGCATGACATTCCAAATGCCTTTGAATTTGCACGTTTACAGGCAGAAAAAATCTCTGGCGTGATTCAAAAAGTAAAAGATAACATGAAAACCATGAAAAATCTTGCATACATGGAGGTTACAGACTCTGGTGCAAGCATGGTTGTAAATTTTGTTTTAGGTATGTCAGGAAAAGATGTAGGAGTATCTTACAAATTAAGAGAAGACCATGGAATCTATGCTGTATCAGTTAGGGGTTCTAGAGCATCCAAGGTTCATCTTGGAAGAATCGTTAATGCACTGGCAACTGAACTTGGAGGCTCTGGCGGAGGACATGACAAGGCATGCGGTGCAGTCATACCAAAAGAAAAGATAACTCTTTTTCTAAAAAAATTTAATTCTAAATTGGCACATTGA
- a CDS encoding RidA family protein — translation MIDEKLALLGIILPSPPKPAGSYVPVVVTGKLVFVSGQIPIKDGKVVYLGKVSKEISIEDAQKAAKLCIINALAQIKNELGSLDKISRIIRVSGFVNSTPEFTEQPKVINAASDLIFEIFGIKGQHSRIAIGVASLPLNSCVEIDVIAEMI, via the coding sequence ATGATAGACGAAAAACTTGCTTTACTTGGTATCATTCTTCCTAGTCCTCCAAAACCAGCTGGCTCTTATGTTCCTGTTGTTGTCACAGGCAAACTTGTGTTTGTCTCAGGTCAAATTCCAATAAAAGATGGCAAGGTAGTATATTTGGGAAAGGTGTCAAAAGAGATTTCAATTGAGGATGCACAAAAGGCGGCCAAACTTTGCATAATAAATGCACTTGCCCAGATTAAAAATGAGCTTGGAAGCTTGGATAAAATCTCAAGAATCATTAGAGTTTCTGGATTTGTCAACTCTACACCAGAATTTACTGAGCAGCCCAAAGTAATTAACGCTGCATCAGACTTGATCTTTGAAATATTTGGAATAAAGGGACAACATAGTAGAATAGCCATAGGAGTTGCAAGCCTTCCCTTAAATTCATGTGTAGAAATCGATGTGATAGCAGAAATGATTTAA
- a CDS encoding thioredoxin domain-containing protein, translating to MQANNLIKETSPYLLQHAYNPVKWYTWGEEALKKAKDENKPIFLSIGYSACHWCHVMAHESFENEDIAQIMNENFVNIKVDREERPDIDDIYQKVCQLTTGSGGWPLSVFLTPEQKPFYVGTYFPPLDNYGRPGFGSLLRQLSQAWKEKPNDVESATENFMNALQQTESISLATKLEKAILDEAALNLLSMGDPINGGFGQAPKFPNAANLSFMLRYSKLSGIARFQEFVFKTLNKMANGGIYDHLGGGFHRYSTDSRWLVPHFEKMLYDNALLPIVYAEAYQITKDTRYLEVVNQTLQYVLRDMTSSDGGFYSAQDADSEGEEGKFYVWKKNEIQEIIGKDADIFCLYFDVVDGGNFEGHTILHNNINISTVAFQFGKTEQEVKEVIQKCSEKLFEIRSKRVAPGKDEKILTSWNALMISAFVKGFRISGQTRFLEIAEKCVNFIQKNLTKNGELLRTHKDGQAKLKAYLDDYAYFTNALLDLFETNPDKKYLELAIYYANYLLEHFWDEDEKNFFFTADNHEQLIIRTKNIYDLSLPSGNSVAANTFLRLYHITQNIKYLDVSVKIMESLSTMAAENPFGFGQLLIAMYLYLQKPTEITLLNKENDEIYVNLTRRFLPESILVTILKEEYLEDLQNYPFFAGKEYDKTRTKVFVCKNFTCSLPLYSLTEIEKLL from the coding sequence ATGCAAGCAAATAACCTCATAAAAGAAACCAGCCCCTATCTTTTACAACATGCATACAATCCAGTAAAATGGTATACTTGGGGAGAAGAAGCGTTAAAAAAAGCAAAGGATGAAAATAAACCTATTTTTTTAAGCATTGGATATAGTGCATGTCACTGGTGCCATGTGATGGCACACGAATCATTTGAAAATGAAGATATTGCACAAATCATGAACGAAAATTTTGTTAATATCAAAGTAGATAGAGAAGAGCGTCCAGACATTGATGATATTTATCAAAAAGTTTGTCAGCTAACAACTGGCAGTGGAGGCTGGCCATTGAGTGTATTTCTTACTCCTGAACAAAAACCATTCTATGTTGGTACTTATTTTCCGCCATTGGACAACTATGGCAGACCTGGTTTTGGTAGTTTGCTTAGACAATTATCACAAGCTTGGAAAGAGAAACCCAATGATGTAGAATCTGCAACTGAGAATTTCATGAACGCACTGCAACAAACCGAATCAATATCTTTAGCAACAAAGCTAGAAAAAGCAATACTTGATGAGGCTGCATTGAACCTTCTTTCTATGGGTGACCCAATAAATGGAGGGTTTGGACAAGCTCCAAAGTTTCCTAATGCAGCAAATCTTTCTTTTATGTTAAGATACTCAAAACTTTCTGGAATTGCAAGATTTCAAGAGTTTGTTTTCAAAACACTAAACAAGATGGCAAATGGTGGAATTTATGATCACCTAGGCGGTGGATTTCACAGATATTCTACAGACTCTCGATGGCTTGTTCCGCATTTTGAAAAGATGCTATATGATAATGCACTCTTACCAATAGTTTATGCAGAGGCATATCAAATTACTAAAGACACAAGATATCTTGAGGTTGTAAATCAGACTTTGCAATACGTATTACGTGATATGACTTCATCTGATGGAGGATTTTATTCTGCACAGGATGCAGATTCAGAAGGTGAAGAAGGTAAATTTTATGTTTGGAAGAAAAATGAGATCCAAGAAATCATAGGCAAGGATGCTGATATTTTTTGTCTTTATTTTGATGTAGTTGATGGTGGAAATTTTGAAGGCCATACAATATTACATAATAACATCAATATTTCCACGGTGGCATTTCAATTTGGTAAAACGGAGCAAGAAGTAAAAGAGGTCATACAAAAATGCTCTGAAAAACTCTTTGAAATACGTTCAAAACGAGTAGCGCCAGGAAAAGATGAAAAAATCCTTACAAGCTGGAATGCACTTATGATATCTGCGTTTGTCAAGGGATTTAGAATTTCAGGGCAAACAAGATTTTTAGAAATTGCAGAAAAATGTGTGAACTTTATACAAAAAAATCTCACAAAAAATGGTGAGCTTTTAAGAACACATAAAGACGGACAGGCAAAGCTCAAGGCATATCTTGATGACTATGCCTATTTTACAAATGCGCTTTTAGACCTCTTTGAAACAAATCCAGATAAAAAATATCTCGAACTTGCAATTTATTATGCAAATTATTTACTTGAACATTTTTGGGATGAGGATGAAAAAAACTTTTTTTTCACTGCAGACAATCATGAACAATTAATTATTCGAACAAAAAACATTTACGATCTATCTCTCCCATCAGGAAATTCCGTTGCAGCAAACACATTTCTAAGACTCTATCATATTACACAAAACATCAAGTATCTTGATGTTTCAGTTAAGATAATGGAATCACTTTCAACAATGGCGGCAGAAAATCCGTTTGGATTTGGGCAACTTTTAATTGCAATGTATCTCTATTTGCAAAAACCAACTGAGATCACTTTACTAAATAAAGAAAATGATGAGATTTATGTAAATCTGACTAGACGATTTCTGCCAGAATCCATACTGGTGACAATTCTAAAGGAAGAATATTTGGAAGACCTACAAAACTATCCGTTTTTTGCAGGAAAAGAATATGACAAAACAAGAACTAAGGTTTTTGTATGTAAAAATTTCACATGCTCATTACCACTTTATTCGTTAACTGAAATAGAAAAACTACTTTAA
- a CDS encoding Lrp/AsnC ligand binding domain-containing protein: protein MHRGYILLNCDLGAEEYVVEELKRIPQVKNAFVTFGAYDIIIEMEADTQENFDKAISLKIRSMPRVISTMTLNVVNQ from the coding sequence GTGCATAGAGGATACATTCTACTTAATTGTGATCTAGGAGCGGAAGAATACGTTGTAGAAGAACTAAAGAGGATTCCACAAGTAAAGAATGCGTTTGTGACATTTGGAGCATACGATATCATAATTGAGATGGAGGCAGATACGCAAGAAAACTTTGACAAGGCAATTTCTCTTAAAATACGAAGTATGCCAAGAGTCATAAGTACAATGACGCTAAATGTTGTAAATCAATAA
- a CDS encoding cupin domain-containing protein, with product MKKDNISIIHVDRNLVLQKKKYFVGNVLLHDISRIIKSLEQKIYHVTFQKGAKTKLHYHEAGQTLIVIEGRGILVTYEKIRGTIKTGLKIRQFSKTLLKKGDVVYIPKHTLHVHGSINKKQKFSHIAINSFTSAGLEAKTIWFDSDLETFAKNIS from the coding sequence GTGAAAAAAGACAATATTTCAATTATACATGTAGATAGAAATCTTGTTTTGCAAAAAAAGAAGTATTTTGTAGGTAATGTATTACTACACGACATTTCACGTATAATTAAATCACTTGAACAAAAAATATACCATGTAACTTTCCAAAAAGGCGCTAAAACTAAATTGCATTACCATGAGGCAGGGCAGACGCTAATTGTGATTGAAGGTAGGGGAATACTTGTCACATATGAGAAAATTAGAGGTACTATAAAAACAGGCTTGAAAATTAGGCAGTTTTCAAAAACTCTCCTTAAAAAAGGAGATGTTGTCTACATTCCAAAACATACTTTACATGTACATGGTTCTATAAATAAAAAACAAAAATTTTCCCATATTGCAATTAATTCCTTTACCTCTGCAGGGCTAGAAGCAAAAACGATATGGTTTGATTCAGATTTGGAAACTTTTGCAAAGAACAT